The Glaciimonas sp. CA11.2 genome includes a window with the following:
- a CDS encoding LexA family protein — translation MRTSQPGTASSPGFTRPLAFAVPLFLIKVPAGFPSPAADYVEESLDLNTYLVKHKAASFYFTVEGDSMINAGILAGDRGLVDRSIEPRHGHIVVAVISNEFTLKRLYRHHGVVELRPENSAYKTIIVSDDDDLQIWGVVAGVVRKFAV, via the coding sequence GTGCGCACCAGTCAGCCTGGCACAGCGTCCTCTCCAGGTTTCACCCGCCCTTTGGCATTCGCTGTTCCGTTGTTTCTTATCAAAGTTCCCGCCGGCTTCCCCTCCCCCGCTGCGGACTATGTCGAGGAAAGTCTTGACCTCAATACGTATCTTGTAAAACATAAGGCAGCGTCGTTTTACTTCACGGTCGAGGGCGACAGCATGATCAACGCTGGCATTCTGGCTGGCGACCGGGGGCTGGTCGACCGCTCGATCGAACCCAGGCATGGCCACATCGTTGTTGCTGTGATCAGCAATGAATTCACATTGAAACGCCTGTACCGCCACCATGGCGTGGTGGAACTGCGCCCTGAAAACTCTGCCTACAAGACCATTATTGTCAGCGATGACGATGATCTGCAGATCTGGGGCGTGGTGGCTGGGGTGGTACGGAAGTTTGCGGTCTGA